From Phocoena sinus isolate mPhoSin1 chromosome 16, mPhoSin1.pri, whole genome shotgun sequence:
AGTGACATAAAATGGAAGATCTAGATCTTCCAAGAAAGGCATTTTAGTTTATCCTGCAAACTAtggaattattttgaaaactacagTTTGATACAGGCCAACTCTATGATGACAGTCGGCCTAACAATATTGCAGGATAATGGAGTACACCATATGCTACAGTGTTTGAAAGAAGCAATTTTTATTAAGGGAGATATccaactactttggaaaataatttggcaaaaCCAAGTAAAGCTGAAGACGAACATATCCCAAGACACAGCAAATCTACACTCTTAGAAaaatatctcatatatatatatatggagatacGTAAAAAATGCTTAAAGCAACAGtgtttataataggaaaaaaattggaaacaaagtgTTCCACAGtacaagaaaagataaattatggtatatttattttaagggaATACCAGGCAATGGTGAAAATGACTGAACTAGTTATACATTTTAGCATGGATGAATCATACAAtgctaagtgagaaaagcaagtgaGAAAACATGGTATGAtaccatttaaagtttttaagtgGCCAAAAACAATTCTACATATTGTTTAGAAATAGATACACATGTGgcaaacacataaaaaaatgCATGGGAATGATAATCATTACTTTTAGGAGAGTAGTTATTAACCTCTAAGGGAAGGGGGGAATGAACAGGAAGAGGTAGCCAAGTGCCTTCTGCCATATTAGCATGGTTTAATTCAAAAGCCAGATGATGGAGATACAAGTGGTTATTTTACTATTCTTTAGTACCTTTTTCTAAGtcttaaatatttcagaattattttttaaaaggatatcaGAAAAGCTCGATATGACCTTAGTTCAGGATGATTTTGTAACTGTTGGgacttaaaaaattctttattttaatgtttagagGTAGAGGTTTAGGGTACTCACCCAATAAACTCTAGTAATAAAGACATGTCAAGTTCAGGTGGAATACGAAACACTGATTCTAAGACTTTCTTAGATCTTCCTTTGCTCGAAGGGACTGGCTGTGGAACAGCTATTTGATAGCCAAACAAAAAAGTTGAGTTAGAATATAAATATCATAAACTGAgatctttggaaaataattacagaaatttAACTATGTTGACTATTTAAAAGATCATAAAGCACTCactctccctttttaaaataatatcagttAATCTGTCAAAGCCAGTGAAATTAGTGACAAGCCTGGGGAGCACTCCACAATGGAAGGCAGATATGTATGGCTGGTTTATCAGGGCCACAGAGAGAGCTCAGCATAACAGCAACAATAGCTGTAGGTAGCCCTTAATAAgcactactatgtgccagggctCAGGGCTCATGCTTAGCACTTTACATGCACCATCTCATTTAGCCCTTATTATAATTGCATGCCATAGGTactaatgcttttttcttttaaattttattggagtatagttgatttacaattttgtgtactttaactgtaaagaaaatgagattacAGTTTAATGAGATTAGGCAATTTGCCTAAAGTCACCCACGTAGTAAGTGGAAGAATGAAGATTTACACCCAATCTAACTTCCACACTGTGACGTTACCATCATCATAAAAACTAATATTTGAGCagttactatgttccaggcactgttttaagtgctttgtaTTATTCAATGTATCCTTACAACAATTTATAGTGTTATGATTATCCCTgctttatagaagaggaaactgagacattgAAGTAATTTGCCAAAGTCATACACCTAGTaaggtggcagagctaggatcACACTCAATATAgctccagagcctgtactctttAATccttataaataattaaattggaTTACAGTAAATCATGACCTtcaaaatctttctctctctttgatcATAAAATAACCagctatcaccaaaaagaaccTCAAAGGGAGTAAATTTTATTAAGTTAGTACTCTTTAATCTATAAATACATTATGGTATACACCCAAACTTACCAGGTTTAGGTACTTCTAGACCTCTTTCTTTATAGAAATCatgcatttgctttttttctcctaaaaaatgataaaacacaGACTAAATTACACTTAAAATGTAACTAGCAGAGTCAGAAGAGATTCTGGGATTCACAACtatgtaataaaataaacttacttTCCTCTAGATTGATCACTAATTTGTACACTATGTCTTGTAACTGTCGGTCCAACCTAATAAAAGGAAAGGATGGAGAATACctcagaattcagaaaaatgcatTTGGTACAGAGTGAATGATGTTCTTTGTAAGTAACTGTTTTCTCTTAGGGGTGACTATCTCCTTTCTCAGAGCTGAGTTACTTTTAGGTAGCACTCATGGTTCTCATCTGAGAGAACCTCAAGTAATTGTATGTGGTCATAATTACAAGTAATTATAGACTCTTGAACTATTTGCTAAATTGTTCCATGTGAACTGGTCTTATTCCCTTAATAAGAATGTGagcttgagggcagagactgtatTTTGAAATTCTGTGTATCATCTGCAAAACACTCTTCTATGAAGGTAGTAAAAACATAATAGTATTTGCTAAACAAATGAAAGCAGGTCACCTTTAGCATTTTTCTTCCCTTAGGAAGCTGAGCATGAACTGAAAATTTAATAAGCCACAATGACCTATGACAGACAGGCTTTTCTAAAGAGGCCAGTTATTTCAggtattagttttaaaaatagcattctaGATACACAGAAAAGGATAAGCCTAAACTAGACTCATCAACTTAACTGATGAAATTAAAATCTTCAAGAAAAGAgatctgtgcctttttttttttttttaaagttcccagtGGATattacagtgcctggtacacagtaagtgctctatatgtatttctttaaagaatatgTATTTCCCTTTCTCGTCATTTTGAGATAGGTCAAGAATTTATTACCAACTACACAATTTCAAGCTTTCAGAAAAAGTAtacctaaaatataaattttacttatatattcttCTTACCTTATGTTGTAAAGAGGTTGTGTCTGATGTACTACTATGTTGCATTTTGGACACCTGTTGCTATAGTAAAAGTGTCTTACAATGCAGCTTTTACAAactgttggaaaaaaatgttgaaattagGATACTTTCAAGACATTTCAAAAAATCAacatattatttggaaatatgatGAACTATATGCTTACATGTATGAAGACATTCTGTAATGGTAGTTGCATCTATTAAGTAACCTTTGCAAATGGAACACAAGATGTATGGGGTCAGCTCAGAGAGATTTATCAGGCGCTGCAAATGCAATGgaaatagctttaaaatacaAGTCCTTGCCTTTTCAAATTCTTAAGCGATAATCCCCCAATTTTATTATCAACAATGTGTAGCTTACTTTGCAGCATGGAAACATGTTACCTTACCTCCAACCCTTCAAACACTCTCATCAAAGTTACAATAACACAATATAAACCAATGTTCCGAAAAGATCTCATTCTTTTGGAGATACTGTACATTGCCAGATGAGGGGCATCTTACTATATGAATTATCGCGAAATGGACAAACTTTCCAGATACTGGTGTTTAATATTAATTCTGAGTAACTAGGTATATTGTCTAACTTTATGAAGTATGCGCtgccccattaaaaaaaaaaatctcccaattaGAGACTGACTAGGTGGGGAAGGGTTTCCCATCCTCACAACACCCTGTAGAAATGGACTGTTTCCCTGGCCCACtgtaagctcctggagggcagcagGCCGGTACCCTTGGCGCCTACATCCCTGGCACGCAGTAGCTTCAATAATGAGTGAGTCGGACCCAGAGAGCTTAAGGGACTGCAGAAACGTTACAATATGAGTCGGCAGGGAACCGGGCCGGGACAGAAGGCCGGTCCGCGCCACAAGCAGGCAGCGCAAGGAGAGGTGAGGGTCCGTTCAAGTGCCAAAGGCTTCAGCGGCGAGCGGGGAACCCGGCCCTAACTGAGGAGGCCCGGCGTGGTCAAACAGGGGCCATCAATACCTCCTCCTCGTCCTCGGAGTCGGGCCGGCCCCCCTCCAGCCTCAGCGAGAAGTGGctcatctcttcttcctcttcctcctcttcttcctcctccaggtCCTCATCCTCTTCCAACTCCTCGTCCTCGTCCTCGAAGCGGCCCCTCAAGCGGCCCAGGCTGCGCTCCGGCTCCAGCTCAGGGGGCCGGGAGCCCGAGCAGCCGGGAGCCCCCGCCTCGGACAGTGGCGGCTGGCCCTCCTCACCCGCTGCGGGCGCCGGGGTAAGGGCAGGAGGGGAGACGGGAGGCGGGGGCGGCATGGCTGCGGCTCCCTCAGCCTTGGCAGAGCCCGCGGTGCCTGCCGTTATCACAGGGACCCCCTCCATGCCAGGGGTAGAGACCAGGCGAGGCGAGACCGAGGCCAGGTGGCTGGATAGCGCGGGAGTTCCGCCCGCCTGCCTGAGCAGACAGTGCGCAGGCGTGAGAGGCCTGCAAGGCCCGCTGGGAAATGTGGTTCACCACCCCGCACCTAAGCCGGGGCGTAGGCGGAGCCGCTCAGGTATATGGGGCGGCGCTTGCAGGCCGCATCTTAGAGGAATCtcacccattttttttcctttgaaaggcTGTCGCTCTCTGCACTGCCTTCTGAAAACGACGGAATTGGTACCTTTTAGACAACAATATTCTGTTTGCACTGACTGATGCACAGAGCACTGAAATAGGGGCTATAACCATACTGCATTACGAATAATAATGATTTCAGTTTGAGTACCAATTATGCGTTTCTTCCATGCAAGATTATTTCCGTTAGGAAGTATTTagtttctattttgaaatatgtaagtttatttatttgtgctcAGGCAGGCGGGCGGAACTCCCGCGCTTGTATTGCCACAGGGTGGAAATTTAATCACAATTTGAAGGCCATCTATAATTCCCCATCACATAAAGGAAAGTCAATTatatttaattcaacaaacacttattaagAGTCtgctgtagggacttccctggtgacacagtggttaagaatccgcctgccaatgcaggggacacgggttcgagtcctggtccgggaagatcccacatgccacggagcaactaagcccgtgcaccacaactactgaacctgcgctctagagcccgcaagccacaagtactgagcccgcgtgccacaactactgaagcctgcgcgcctagagcccgtgctctgtagcaaaagaagccaccgcaatgagaagcccgcgcaccacaacgaagggtcaccctggcttgccgcaactagagaaagcccacacgcagcaacgaagacccaacacagccaaaattaaattaaaaaaataataaattaataaaaaaaaaaaactaagagttaccatatagggaattccctggcttttcggtggttaggattccacgcttccactgcagggggcacaggttcaatccctggttggggaactaagatcccgcatgcgtgccaaaaaataaagttaccgtataacctagcaattccactcctaggtatatactcgagagaaatgaaaatatatgtccccACAACGCCTCttacgtgaatgttcatagcagcataatttACAGTAGCAAAAAACTTTCCTATATCCATCAAgataatggataaataaaatgttgcaTATCCATTCAGTGGGATATTATTTAgccacaaaatgaaataaagtactgatacatgcttcAGCacggatgaactttgaaaacgttatgctaagtgaaaggagtcaGTCataaaggaccacatattgtatggctttgtttatatgaaatgtccagaagaggcaaatccatagagacagaaaatagagtaGTGATTGCCTATGGCGGACGTGATGGGGGTAAATGGGGCGTGTatttttaatgggtacagggtttcttctgGGGGTGATGAAAAGCATGAAAATTTAATGTGATGATGGCTGCAAAAAAAATTGGATTGCATACTATAAAtgtgtgaattgtatggtatgtgaattatactcAATATAGTTAAAAGTGAGAGTAAAATGGCAAATATGAAAATAGTAATTATGATTACATTaaactttttcttcaaaattatgtTCAAAAAAGAGGTCATAAAAATTGTGTAACAGAAATAATTCCCGAATTAAAAAAAGTCTTCACATAAGATGACACTGGACCAAAGAAACAGAGACTAAATAAGACTAAGCACAGTTTTTCTAACATGCTTTCGTGAACCCACAGATATATGTCTGGTACACATCATCATGTGTTAAGGAATGTTAGATAGCCCCTTcctgttcttaaaaaataaataaaacagttaaagggggttttgtgtgtgtgtatgccaatGATATGAAATGTCTCCAACTGATAGTTCTGAgatccaaatattttaaagtgtataaggAAGAGTCTCGTCATTTGGGGTGGGCGTGTGGATACGTTGGTAGACACAATGTTGGTTTAGCTTAATTTAGATGCTCTGCAAGATACTTAGATACTCGGCAAGATAAAGCAACCCATGGCTTCTTGGTTGAGACTACTATCAGAAGGGCccactgaggaaagaaaaggaaccaGTTTGTGGTAAACCACTGCAAGATAGTTAAGTAAAGCAACAATCTCCTTAAGATCACTTTGGGTCCAGGTAGGTAGAGAACACTTTAACCAACAGCTGAAAGTGAATACTTTTGCATATCCTGTATAAGTCATCCAAGCAGCAGTTTCTCAGGTTTGGGAGTTtgttttcacttcattttccCCTTGTAAGAAGATATGCTGTTGTTCCACTGGAAAATATTGGAATTCTGAGGAAAAACCTCTACCAGGTGGGAGTCAGAAAAGACTTGAAGAGCTGATAGCTTCCTTGCAGACATGGCTTTGGCCAAGTCCTATAACTGCTTGTAAATGGCAGAAGAGTTTGCACTTTGAAGCATAGTGGTCCATGCCCTGCAGGATATTCAGGCAGGAGGGGACAAAGCATCAGTTAGCCACACACCCCAGTAAGGACGGGCTCCCACAGAAGAGCCAGGTCAGGGCTCCAGCATTGTAGGAGAAGTGGGTCACGCTTATCTCGCTCCATGAAGAACAGTGTAtctagacagagagagagagacagtttGATGCAAGTAC
This genomic window contains:
- the PCGF6 gene encoding polycomb group RING finger protein 6 isoform X2, with the protein product MEGVPVITAGTAGSAKAEGAAAMPPPPPVSPPALTPAPAAGEEGQPPLSEAGAPGCSGSRPPELEPERSLGRLRGRFEDEDEELEEDEDLEEEEEEEEEEEMSHFSLRLEGGRPDSEDEEERLINLSELTPYILCSICKGYLIDATTITECLHTFCKSCIVRHFYYSNRCPKCNIVVHQTQPLYNIRLDRQLQDIVYKLVINLEEREKKQMHDFYKERGLEVPKPAVPQPVPSSKGRSKKVLESVFRIPPELDMSLLLEFIGANEGTGHFKPLEKKFVRVSGEATIGHVEKFLRRKMGLDPACQDGLLVLHYGLVVSPLKIT
- the PCGF6 gene encoding polycomb group RING finger protein 6 isoform X1, producing the protein MEGVPVITAGTAGSAKAEGAAAMPPPPPVSPPALTPAPAAGEEGQPPLSEAGAPGCSGSRPPELEPERSLGRLRGRFEDEDEELEEDEDLEEEEEEEEEEEMSHFSLRLEGGRPDSEDEEERLINLSELTPYILCSICKGYLIDATTITECLHTFCKSCIVRHFYYSNRCPKCNIVVHQTQPLYNIRLDRQLQDIVYKLVINLEEREKKQMHDFYKERGLEVPKPAVPQPVPSSKGRSKKVLESVFRIPPELDMSLLLEFIGANEGTGHFKPLEKKFVRVSGEATIGHVEKFLRRKMGLDPACQVDIICGDHLLERYQTLREIRRAIGDAAMQDGLLVLHYGLVVSPLKIT